ACAGTGCtcccacaatatttttattgccttTAATTCGCGCAGTGTTACTGGAGTATTCTCTTGCCttccagaattttttttccatataggCAAATCCAAGGACAAAACCTATTAAGCATTTTTTTGTCTAACCGACGGTTAAATTTAGCGGCCTgttcttactattattatgcCTATGGAACTTTCTCGTGTCTGTCTGACACCCGACGCGAAGTCCTTATGCGCACACGCATAAGCGTCTCATGGTCGCATGTTACCAAAAATGATTTATACCCATAGATTGCTATACCGGTTCCGCCTACCGTTGTATTCGGCGCAGAAGATGCGAATTTAAAGAGTAGTGTCTAAGTCGAGTCAAGGTTAAGAGAAGGAATCAAGAAAATCCGGTCTATGAGATCAGACGTTACTATTATTGTCCTGGTCGATTGCATCATAATCGGCTGGGATTTTATGCCCATCATttgaattaaagattttattttatttactcaaatCACGGAAATTAATTAGTCTGGCGGCCGATTATGATGCCGccattttctattattatatattataatttaaaattatgataaatttgtaacaatatttacattgaaattagcaataataacaagtaatactattgaaatcatttgcaatcacaataaaatcatttgtaatCGCTGCAATCACAatgatatcatttgtaatcactgtgatatcatttgtaatcacaATGAAATCAGCTGTGATCACAATCGATTTCACACAGTCGTATAAAATCACTTTAGTAGTTGTAATCACATCGTAATCAACTGTAATCAGTTGTAATCAACTGTACTTTATAATCACGTGTACATCAAATAGCTGAGTGAATGGCCCCTCGTGTCAACCACTTGCAAGGATCTGTCTCGCATGTGCATGCTCTCGATCTAGGAAATCGGTGGTGAAAGAGGTGCACAAGAGAgtacattattatcattagtattattacatttttaataattttttacgcacCACGCCGAGCCGCAGTTTGATTCCTGCCGTCTAGGCGTTTCTCCGAGGTTTTGTTTTCctgttattgcaataaatttgatattgtttaaataattttttgtagccgtgcgcattttttttaatttttcttactagtcgggattgatttagaagcctacaataatgttctaaaaaaatttgcagccccgaccgagacttcgtttttctgtttttgcaataaattttatattgtttaaataatttttcgtagccgtgcgcattttttttaatttttctcattaatcgagatttatttagaaggctataatgatgttctaaaaaaatttgcagccccgatcgaggtttcgttttcctgtttttgcaataaattttatattgtttaaataatttttcgtagccgtgcgcattttttttaatttttcttactagtcgggattgatttagaagcctacaataatgttctaaaaaaatttgcagccccgaccgagacttcgtttttctgtttttgcaataaattttatattgtttaaataatttttcgtagccgtgcgcattttttttaatttttctcattagtcgagatttatttagaaggctataatgatgttctaaaaaaatttgcagccccgaccgaggtttcgttttcctgtttttgcaataaattttatattgtttaaataattttttgtagccgtgcgcatttttttttttatttttcttactagtcgcgGTAGgcttgatttagaagcctacagtaatgttctaaaaaaatttgcagctccgaccgaggcttccttcccttgtttctgtaataactcgttatataatttaaacaatttagtagacctgcgcatttttgttaattgttctggatagtctaatctatttagaagcgtataagtgtatttcgtgcagttacttgctagtttgcctttatatgtcaaagtttcttatgtattttattttgaatgagaatccctgctttgacgaatctgctgctgcgaatccgctgctagcttcaacatcattgATAAATGAATGATCTTTGCATATATGCCAAAAAAAGCGAAATGATATGCGAAATTTGAAATATACGAACTTTTTTGTAACATCAAATCAATGTAGTATTTAAACGTTGCACCATCTTCAGTAAACAATAACATTTGACTTTAacgaataattaattactttttagaGGAGAGAAGAACCTTATTTTATATACTAGGAATtgtcaaaatatatacaaattgcGACTGTTGAGTGGAATAGGCCTTCCGGTTTCCCCGCGATATTCCTCAACAGTcgcattttgtatttaaaaaaaaaaaaaaaaaaaacttatctgCAATAGTATCTCACAGGTGATGCGAAAAACTATTGATCAtggtaataatattaattatccaTTTAGTTttcttacattataaatttatgtatcacaatgctaattatatattacatattatatgaaagaaaactgaatacgtaattaatattattgctttGGTGAGTAGTTTTTCGCATCACCTGTGAGGTACTATTGTAGatgggtttttttttcttttttcaatataaaatgcGACTGTGAAATATCGCGGAAATCCGGGAGGCCTATTCCATTCAACAATCGTACTTTGTATTTTGTCAATTCCTGATATAAGGCATTtagaattatacaatttatataattggcattgatacataaatttattatataagaaaacggaataaataattaataatattaccttTGTCAGTAGTTGTCCGCATCATCTGTAAATAGACgtataaaattgtacttttatatacatatattaatacatatatgtatgtaatttatggataatattttttatagttaaatatatcATGAATAATGTCTTATGaacaatatcttataatatagTCGCTAATAGGTGTGATTACctacacatttaaattttaaactcaaAAATACAAATCCTGGACAGCTCTGATGTAGAACGATTTTTAAGTTTACTCGCTTTTACAAAGCGAGTAAAACATGTTTTTCTTTCCTAATTAAggaatgttgaaattttttttattaaaagtttatagcatcaaaatttaaaaataacatatttttattttttgtattaaaacgTTAAACTTTGCATATGTCCTTCGATTCTGTTATGTTCCTGATAAAAGATCAGTacaacgagaaaaaaaaagaacgatttaCTGTCACCTAATAAAAAGTGGTTTAAAGAAAGCAGCTTATATTCGATAGAATAAGATAAATTCGAGCGTGATAAAAAGGCGTTTCCTACACTGAAAAACatgctgtaatatgaattaaaacgtaatttgattcaattaaatcgtcgaatcaccgtgaACTATCACTAATAACATATATGCAGTTGATTcaaccaaattttatttattcaattatatttgttgtcttttacttttaatctttttttcattaataatattattaagttaaggaaatgttttcaattttagaccgatgctgttgattcaacagcattttttttctatctagcTGTGTCATTATTAAGGAGTCACCTATGCAGTAGGTGACTCCTCTTTTTTACGAATTCATATTCTATAGAGTTGCAAAAAATAACGCACAAACAGAAACCTGTTCCTTTACAACTAtctaaagaagaaaagaattaaacgtattaaactgaatttttataaactacCGATTTTGAGTATTATTTATTGCCGACGTTGTATTAAATcaatcttataattaatttaatcttatgaTACATTGAATTTATCTTATGATACTATCTTATGATACTACTTAATATCGGtattgagagaaagagagagagagagagagagagagagagaaaattatataaatttatatgtaattacatttaataattaagtataattaaatataaaaaatttttttctgtgtaatgtCTTATCCGTTATTTATGTTTGTtacatcaaaaaatatttcgttttaaaaGTAAAGCTGAGTTGTACAAAGCaacatttaaacaaaaatattgtaaaaaattgtcgccttattaaaaataatcgataCTATTGATGTGTACggattaaaatacattaattagaattatgtgTTTTTCATGATGTCATTATAGTTTTTACTTTGTTTAATATAACGATGAGACATAATGGCAAGTGGCAATGAATTGCTTTAAGAAATGATATTTGCAGCACGAATTTTGCCCTTGTCTTCGACGAAGCTTGCTAGATTTCAGGATTCTTCTATTACTGCGCAAAAATTGTGTCGCTCTCTTGCAATACTTCTTCAGCATGGAACACAGCGTCATATATCTTTTGATAATTGCATAGTAAATCTTGTCGATCAGCAAATTGATCATCTCCATCAAAGCGGTGCGTATCTTCGTTTCACTTTGCCAATCATAAAATCCAATTACTTCGTACTCATCTATGTCGTATTCATTTGCGGTACCGATTCTCAGCTCGTCGGTTTCTCGAACCACGTTATCAGTAGAAATAACGATATCTTCCCGAATATCATTCGCTACTATTCCGTTAAGGAGTAGATTACGCATACGTAGCATCCTTTTGTATTGAAATTGTACCTATACatgagataaaatatattaatcatgaATAATTTAGTATTCAAGAAAGGAAAGAaagtatacacacacacacacacacattttttattgcaaaaaatattacaactgTGAAATCGTAAAGcgaattattgtaaaatatcttttttccgaaaaaagaaaaattactataatatttttctaattaataataatgctattaattaaaaattagattaattacaaagtaacattaaaaaataattataatcgaaCATAAATCAGTGCACAGAGAGATGCAGCTATAGATCGATGCGCACAAGTGCAATTACAATGTTTCCTTGACAAGTTTGAAAGCAATTTtcttaatcaaaaatttataattttaatcagtgataacttttgcaatttttttttctttttctacgtTGCAACATTTTTTGCAGAGGCTGTCGACAAAATTGAACTCTGATATCTCACCCTTCCGAGAGTGTTCAAAGTCTTTCGCAAAATCACATTCTTCGTGTTATTCGGCGTGACCCAactgttcaaattatttatcatGCTCAGATAGCCTGTACCCTCATACAGAAAACGGTCGAAACTCATCTCATCTGATAACTAACGCATAAGTATTAAACAAGTGCTAAacgtaattaaatattctaCTATTATTTGTTATGGTCTTTTGCGACGATACTTACACgaagctttatatttttctcgctTTTGTAATCCTGAGATTGTTCCATTTCTAAGATTATCAATATGCTTcaataaaacaaatacaatatgcATATAATAAGTCTCCGAAATCacgtatatataaacatattaaattataatttagataGAATATATCAAAAGCCTCATTTTCTCAATTTATACGAAATCaatgaaattttgcaatttttataatagaaatttatctcatattctacaaaatttctttaatgcaTTGATATATTCTACAGtaatttatatacagaatattattgcaaattcCATTTTGAATTACATTGAATCGAAATGGAATTTACTAAAGACAAACAAGTTTCATATTGAATAATACCACAAACCTTCTCAAGTTAGCATAAATTTCGCGTGATCGTTCAACCTCGATCGCCGTGTTTAACCGCGTGCATAAAACAATAACCATAACTATGCCTGTTTCCCAAATTCAAGGAACGATCACCGTTCatacaaaaaatagatttttttcgaAAAGGCCAGGATTGAAACGCTCGTAACGGTGAGTTAAATAATCCTCTCTCGTGTGTCGTTTAAAATGCGAAACCGTAGGCGAAATCtgttacttatatttatttatatttaaactttatcaCTTTAGTCCTGTGTTTATCCATTCAAAGGTCATAGCGAGAAAgatccttttctctctctttcgaatCGTCTGTGTGTTTGTGCGGAACGCATGATTTCATTAAGATTCAAGCGTCagatgataaatataattcgaTAACAGATTCATCTTACGAATCAAATTGTGATTCAATCATAAATAACAAAGATTAAATGatggaaaattaattaacatatattttcatgCTTATACGTAAAACATGTATTGCAATAaacagaattataataaatattaaataattattaaattgtaaacattatttaacgCTATATGTATTTCATAAATCTTACGCCTTCTTCTATTTGTAAGAAagattgtataataaaaagtgcGATTATTAATTGTTGGACtttctatttatatacatatttttattcttcttcctCAAATTTTATGTCCACGTACCTCATGACGTATTCCTGCTCCTAGTAACAGACATAAAAGTACAATACATTAAAAGAAACTGCAAATAACATTTATACGcgataatttatctaatttgtATTTATCGTATTGGAAAAATGTGCGTTTCTGCATGTTTCTTACAACTTAGTTTTCGATTaatattctttcaatttttaaaatcattttttcatctttaattCATAAGCGTATTTTCGCTTTTTACTTGTATatatatgaaaacatttttgatgACAAATcgagtaaatttttcaaagctACAAAAAGATTTGCTATAactatattcatataatttctaTGCATATAggaatgtttaataaaaaaatagcataaTGATCACGTTATGAAATGACTGATATATCAATATTAGTCATCCGATTTATCATGATTATAACTGAAACTAACTTGAACCTTTATTAGAAACTACAATGTTAAtcgacttgaaattttaatatattaattttgctttaaataatctatacaatttataaacagATTGAACGATTTTGATTTTTCGAACGTATTGCCTTAATTCAGCTTAATTTAGACAACTCGAACACAGATTAGAGAATGTACCTTGCTAACACGTGCCAGCAATTTCTCCAAGAGAACATATTTGTGGCAGTAATCTCGTGATGACCCTCTCTCCTCTGTCGATTTCGCGTTTCTCATATTGCCatacaaaaacaattttgctcTCTCGCAATAATCCCTCAGCTCGAGATACAACATAATGTACAATGTCGAGCTGCTCTCGGTGAATGAAACGCACTGACTCTTGATTCGCGTAAACAACGATTCGATGTTCACCAGCAAAAATTCACGATAGTACACTTCGCCAGCACAATAGAAGCAAATCGTATCAATGTCCTCTCCAAACAGGTCGTCTGACTCTTCTCCGGAATCTATTATCTCATCGTAATCGAAAGGTATTACGTTAATATGGAACCCATTATCGTAATCATCATCCTCGCTGTCAAAATCCATATCGGATTGCCAGTCGTCCTCATTTTCCTTATCTCGCAGGTCCGTCTTCAGCTACGTGCGATATAAAATGTCATTACATAGGAATTACTCAAATTCGGACAGTACGAAACTCTCGATAAAAAGTATTCATAAAACTGTAGCTttgcgaaaaaattatttatacaatagtTTACGCATTTCCACAAGACACggattagaattatatttgttaaaaaagtggaattgctaaaataaaattgcatgagAGATATTTTCAAGAATGCAGTTGCAATGTTTCATATTGAAGGCAAATGTGCGTAAAAAAatcattcaaattaaaaaataagaaattcagGATTTCATAGATTGATAATTTtggaaacttttttattttaatttctttaattttttgcaccATGGAGAGCGGgaagagattaaaaattatgGACATTTACCTTCGAGTAAATATCCATAGCTTTTAACATAATCGTAAACATCTTGGACATCTTTTGGTTGCGCTCGTGCAAAACATTCGCCATGCTCAGATAAATTTGGCCCTCGCTTAGAAAACGTTCCATATTAGTCGTTCCACAGGAAAACTAATTCAGATAACATAGAAAAATCGCTATAAATGTACGCACATTGTTTTTAACTTGCCCAATTTGCAGTAATACTCACGCAGAGCTGTTTTCTCTTTACAATTTCATTAACTCGATACACCTCCATTTCTAAGAGCATcaaaatccttaaaaaaaatacatgttatGTCATAAGATGTTGTGTGCGCGGTTCtcgatttgaaatatatttaaaaaaattgtacgtgTTTTTTCgaagatttttctataaaattaaagcAAACTCTTTACTCTTAATGAAAActtataaattgtgtattttatcacatttttttcagtgtttaTACCTTATTTCAACAAAGAAGAAAAGCAcgtgcaaaattataataaagagtAAAAGTTGAAATCATTTGTACTATAAATATGtctgaataaatatttgatgtttttttttaattggtatattatatattaattaaataaactcggtcaatttttgtctataaaaataagatGTAATTTATAGACCATATTCGAATAtcataaatttagaataaatttaaatgagaaCGCTACTATCTGGTCGAGAGAATGTAAACAACAATCGAAAAACAATGGGGAAAACGAACCtttgtagataaaaataaacttgatGAGATCGTGCAATCGACTTTTTTGCGTCGCAGCGCTCGCATACAAAACACATCCGACGCATGATGAATGCTTCTGAGATTTAAAGAAATGCAAAATGGTAATCGCCGATGAAATATGACACGACACGTACAAATGTGAGCACACTATAAAACAGGAACCGAAATAAAGCAGTATGACGAGCGACGCGACGGATTGATCACGTACTTCGTCCCGTCCTTTCGAGATGTATGTTTATTTGAACTTGAGCTATGTTTATATTCCACTCGAAAATCAAAATCGAGACAATTAGCATTCGCAGATAATAACGATACCTTTCTTTTCGAAACTACGCGATTCAAAAGTTTGATCGTCCGAAGGTTAATTTTCTGAAATCTGAAATCTTTCGAATcattattttcgtaaaaaatagGATATCGACAGTTGTGTCTGTCTTTATAATTTATGCACATTTAATATTGGATAAAACATTTGTTCTTATATAGTCTTTAATTTGATACGCATGATatcgaataaattatattctgtttgttattgtttaactcttATTTTTCAGTGTAcgtatatatcatatttttttctcaacgttaatatttttgagataataaaTGTTAAGATGATTAGACGACTAAAAAAGCAAAGGTGtacaatgttttcttttttcaagatttattaCGTGTCTAagctattatatatttatttaatcgcaaaatttaactaatttttaaattacaatgaaAATGAGCCAAACGATGTGTCGAAACAGCAGtacttgaattaattttgtaaacagATAATGCACTCGCGACAATACATAAATGATAACAACTATGACATTCAGCTAGGTTTATTCGCTctgtaataaaacattaatatttttaatattacattttcctTGCATATGTGCGATTTTTAAATCGTATTTAGTcgttttgcaaaattttgatttatttcaacgcatgaataaaacatttatcagctataaatacataaacataaatgcataaatgattaattttatttgtctgttGAACTCATTTGTAGTAACATATAAGTagaatattagtaaaatatatgtaGACGTGACATaagaattgcaaattatattgcgataaaattaatatcattgtGATGTTAAATTAATGACGACGAAGTCAAAGCAGCATCCGATTGAGATAGCGTAACTATTACGTTGTTATATGCTTCTTTTAACTTTTCCGTTTCAATTTCTTTTGCGACCAATCTAGAATGATTAGAGAAATATTCAAACTTCTgttgtaaattacgttttaattacgtttacgatcaaattaatttttctttatcgttACTAATCACGAGAAACACGCGATGGGAAAAATcatgttaaatattacaaatattt
The Solenopsis invicta isolate M01_SB chromosome 16, UNIL_Sinv_3.0, whole genome shotgun sequence genome window above contains:
- the LOC105199331 gene encoding uncharacterized protein LOC105199331, with the protein product MVIVLCTRLNTAIEVERSREIYANLRSILIILEMEQSQDYKSEKNIKLRLSDEMSFDRFLYEGTGYLSMINNLNSWVTPNNTKNVILRKTLNTLGRVQFQYKRMLRMRNLLLNGIVANDIREDIVISTDNVVRETDELRIGTANEYDIDEYEVIGFYDWQSETKIRTALMEMINLLIDKIYYAIIKRYMTLCSMLKKYCKRATQFLRSNRRILKSSKLRRRQGQNSCCKYHFLKQFIATCHYVSSLY
- the LOC105199332 gene encoding uncharacterized protein LOC105199332, with amino-acid sequence MRRMCFVCERCDAKKSIARSHQVYFYLQRILMLLEMEVYRVNEIVKRKQLCFSCGTTNMERFLSEGQIYLSMANVLHERNQKMSKMFTIMLKAMDIYSKLKTDLRDKENEDDWQSDMDFDSEDDDYDNGFHINVIPFDYDEIIDSGEESDDLFGEDIDTICFYCAGEVYYREFLLVNIESLFTRIKSQCVSFTESSSTLYIMLYLELRDYCERAKLFLYGNMRNAKSTEERGSSRDYCHKYVLLEKLLARVSKEQEYVMRYVDIKFEEEE